One Perca flavescens isolate YP-PL-M2 chromosome 14, PFLA_1.0, whole genome shotgun sequence genomic window carries:
- the phactr4a gene encoding phosphatase and actin regulator 4A isoform X4, whose product MGHSASSETVAQQPAQHNTDDEVDLQHSTTGSEEGNSGGEPAPTKGKGKFSKMGNIFKPWKWRKKKPSEKFTETSIVLERRISVRKSRQELIDRGVLKPPENDINDVNHSKAPPVKNGHPVPMDVDRMSEPGVRVSRGESEIKVNTLRLPQVDERRSRAPSDASRSNRAPLDVDNHARLSVDADRRSRLPSDFDKKVGSLPRGPSQDDRYRREERRDGKDEDRGRKNREDLERRDWREDKEKEGGVDRRERRDDREKRDERTERDNRERRDREERDRKDRDERERRDRDAKERRDRDEKESRDRDEKERRERDDKEKRDDRDKDRDRRLEREKRENRDDRKDEDRERKNVRGEKDDRDRRDDRDRREDRERREERDKWDDWAKRNERERRDDREKREEKDRREKPEPQRSVADPRPIARPVSEMDLRPSLQKSSSEDNKRARPASEADKRTTLPRYNQAAEFRERSESTGVRFAPDPRPAQDSKQEPPLPKHALLPPKFLTAPSAESNRSQTPSSSSSSSSSSSSSSTAAIAVAKPMRTVSLISDDPPRPSPAAPSPANSDTPPPVPPHAKQPPVPPPKPTNRNSNPALLAELSQPVSGVVIVPPPAKRSPPTPPKRMTPVAKRHSVDPSPPSQDPESPTTVPASAPVLMPPAVLKGDNIEDKTSVAAPQTSAESLPSPPSHIPPSPPRVQSLQPISTTSSAPVPTVQTDPPSPTTEPPSQHPAIPLHILIQRALASPGPAQPNPDGSQRAHSLLFESPPEFLTELGGNLRHSLPISIEPLRLPEDDDFDMEEEMRKLHPQRPPRQPELEPRSRRGLVGDLRVCVIPEVGDPGDSEESDSDGPILYRDDEDDNDDEEGPPSGLASRVKRKDTLALKLERQEREERENQENQENQDNMSWQNREQWMAVKNKISTALTRRLSQRPSAEELAQRNILQAKNEDDRRLERSEIKRRLTRKLSQRPTVAELQARKILRFHEYVESTHAHDYDRRADKPWTKLTPADKAAIRKELNEFKSSEMEVHEESRIYTRFHRP is encoded by the exons ACGATGAGGTGGACCTGCAACACAGCACAACCGGTAGTGAAGAAGGAAACTCTGGTGGGGAACCCGCTCCAACCAAGGGCAAAGGCAAGTTCTCCAAAATGGGAAATATCTTCAAACCCTGGAAATGGAGAAAGAAGAAGCCAAGTGAAAAGTTCACCGAAACATCGATAG tcTTGGAAAGAAGGATTTCTGTCAGAAAAAGTCGCCAAGAGCTGATTGACAGAGGGGTTTTAAAGCCACCAGAGAATG ATATCAATGATGTTAACCACTCCAAAGCTCCACCAGTAAAGAATGGGCACCCTGTGCCAATGGACGTGGACAGGATGTCTGAACCAGGGGTGCGAGTGTCTCGAGGGGAATCCGAAATCAAGGTGAATACCCTCAGGCTACCCCAAGTAGATGAACGTCGAAGCAGAGCACCGTCCGATGCCTCCCGAAGTAACCGGGCACCTCTGGATGTGGACAATCACGCACGGCTTTCTGTGGACGCAGACAGACGAAGCCGCCTGCCATCAGATTTTGATAAGAAAGTAGGATCGTTACCCCGAGGACCTTCGCAGGATGATAGATAccgcagagaggagaggagagatggCAAAGATGAGGACAGAGGAAGGAAGAACAGGGAAGACCTAGAAAGAAGGGACTGGCGAGAGGACAAGGAAAAAGAGGGGGGAGTCGACCGGAGAGAAAGGCGAGatgacagagagaagagagatgaAAGAACGGAGAGAGACAATAGGGAAAGAAGAGATCGCGAGGAGCGGGACAGGAAGGATCGGGATGAGAGGGAGCGCAGAGACCGCGACGCGAAAGAACGCAGAGACCGCGACGAGAAGGAAAGTAGAGACAGGGATGAGAAGGAGCGCAGGGAACGTGATGATAAAGAAAAGAGGGACGACAGGGACAAAGATAGGGATCGGCGGCTtgagagggaaaagagagaaaaccgAGATGACAGAAAAGATGAAGACAGGGAGAGGAAAAACGTGCGAGGGGAAAAAGACGATAGGGATAGGAGAGATGATCGAGACAGGCGAGAAGAccgagagaggagagaggaaagggaCAAATGGGACGACTGGGCCAAGAGGAACGAACGAGAGCGACGTGATGATCGGGAAAAGCGGGAGGAAAAGGACAGGAGAGAAAAGCCAGAGCCTCAGCGGTCTGTGGCTGACCCGCGGCCTATCGCCAGGCCTGTCTCGGAGATGGACTTGCGGCCTTCTCTACAGAAGAGCTCCTCTGAGGACAACAAGAGGGCTCGCCCAGCCTCCGAGGCTGACAAGAGAACTACCCTGCCCAGATACAACCAGGCTGCAGAGTTCAGAGAACGCTCAG AGTCCACTGGTGTCCGCTTCGCCCCTGATCCTCGTCCAGCACAAGACTCTAAGCAGGAACCTCCCCTGCCCAAACATGCTCTGCTTCCCCCCAAATTCCTCACTGCACCCTCTGCTGAGTCCAACAGGAGTCAAaccccctcctcttcttcatcctcctcttcttcctcctcctcctcctccactgctGCAATAGCTGTGGCCAAGCCGATGAGGACAGTCTCCCTAATATCTGACGACCCACCGCGACCCTCCCCCGCTGCTCCTTCCCCCGCCAACTCTGACACGCCACCCCCTGTCCCTCCCCACGCCAAGCAGCCTCCTGTCCCTCCACCCAAACCCACCAACCGCAACAGCAACCCTGCACTGCTCG ctgaGCTTTCACAGCCTGTCAGCGGTGTCGTCATAGTGCCACCACCCGCTAAGCGCTCGCCACCGACACCGCCAAAGAGGATGACCCCTGTCGCCAAGCGCCATTCTGTGGACCCCTCTCCTCCCAGTCAGGACCCAGAGTCTCCCACCACTGTCCCAGCTTCTGCCCCTGTACTGATGCCCCCTGCTGTCCTTAAAGGAGATAACATTGAGGACAAGACCAGTGTAGCAGCTCCTCAGACCTCTGCTGAGTCTCTGCCTTCACCACCGTCCCACATACCTCCGTCTCCTCCAAGGGTCCAGTcactccagccaatcagcacCACTTCCTCCGCCCCTGTGCCCACTGTGCAGACTGATCCCCCCAGCCCGACCACCGAGCCTCCCAGCCAGCATCCAGCCATCCCCTTACACATCCTCATCCAGAGAGCCCTGGCCAGCCCCGGCCCAGCTCAGCCCAACCCCGACGGCTCCCAGAGGGCCCACTCACTCCTGTTTGAGTCTCCTCCAGAATTCCTCACTGAGCTGGGGGGTAACTTGCGGCACTCTCTCCCTATCTCCATCGAACCTCTCAGGCT GCCGGAAGACGACGACTTTGACATGGAGGAAGAGATGCGGAAGCTTCATCCTCAGAGGCCTCCTCGCCAGCCGGAGCTGGAGCCCCGCAGCAGGAGGGGTCTGGTTGGAGACCTCAGGGTGTGTGTCATCCCTGAGGTTGGAGATCCCGGGGACAGCGAGGAGTCCGACTCGGATGGCCCCATTCTGTACAGAGACGATGAGGACGACAACGACGATGAGGAAGGGCCACCAA GTGGGCTGGCGAGTCGTGTGAAGAGGAAGGACACATTAGCCCTGAAGctggagagacaggagagagaggaaagggagaaccaggagaaccaggagaaccAGGACAACATGAGTTGGCAAAACAGAGAGCAGTGGATGGCAGTGAAGAACAAGATCAGCACCGCACTCACACG GCGGCTGAGTCAGAGACCATCAGCAGAGGAGTTGGCGCAGAGAAACATCCTTCAAG CCAAGAATGAAGATGACCGGCGATTAGAGCGAAGCGAGATCAAACGGAGGCTCACGAGAAAG CTGTCCCAGAGACCCACAGTGGCTGAACTCCAGGCCAGGAAGATCCTACGTTTCCACGAGTACGTCGAGAGCACCCACGCCCACGACTACGACCGACGAGCGGACAAACCGTGGACTAAGCTCACTCCTGCTGACAAG GCTGCCATCCGCAAGGAGCTCAATGAGTTCAAGAGCTCCGAGATGGAGGTTCACGAAGAAAGCAGAATCTATACCAG GTTCCATCGGCCTTAG